The following proteins are encoded in a genomic region of Cricetulus griseus strain 17A/GY chromosome 7, alternate assembly CriGri-PICRH-1.0, whole genome shotgun sequence:
- the Rtn4rl1 gene encoding reticulon-4 receptor-like 1 isoform X2 — protein sequence MLRKGCCVELLLLLLAGELPLGGGCPRDCVCYPAPMTVSCQAHNFAVIPEGIPEDSERIFLQNNHITFLQQGHFSPAMVTLWIYSNNITFIAPNTFEGFVHLEELDLGDNRQLRTLAPETFQGLVKLHALYLYKCGLSALPAGIFGGLHSLQYLYLQDNHIEYLQDDIFVDLVNLSHLFLHGNKLWSLGQGIFRGLVNLDRLLLHENQLQWVHHKAFHDLHRLTTLFLFNNSLTELQGDCLAPLVALEFLRLNGNAWDCGCRARSLWEWLRRFRGSSSAVPCATPELRQGQDLKLLRAEDFRNCTGPASPHQIKSHTLTTSDRAARKEHHPSHGSSRDKGHPHGHLPGSRSGYKKPGKNCTSHRNRNQISKVSTGKQIPELQDYAPDYQHKFSFDIMPTVRPKRKGKCARRTPIRAPSGVQQASSGTSLGASLLAWILGLAITLR from the coding sequence GGTGCTGTGTGgaattgctgctgctgctgctggctgggGAGCTACCCCTGGGTGGGGGCTGTCCTCGAGACTGTGTGTGCTACCCCGCACCCATGACAGTCAGCTGCCAGGCACACAACTTCGCTGTCATCCCAGAGGGCATCCCAGAGGACAGCGAGCGCATTTTCCTGCAGAACAATCACATCACTTTCCTCCAGCAGGGCCACTTCAGCCCCGCCATGGTCACTCTCTGGATCTACTCCAACAACATAACTTTCATTGCTCCCAACACCTTCGAGGGCTTTGTGCACCTGGAGGAACTAGACCTTGGAGACAACAGGCAGCTGCGAACTCTGGCACCTGAGACCTTCCAGGGCCTTGTGAAACTTCATGCCCTCTACCTCTATAAGTGTGGGCTGAGCGCCCTGCCCGCAGGCATCTTCGGTGGCCTGCACAGCCTGCAGTACCTCTACTTGCAGGACAACCACATTGAGTACCTCCAAGATGACATCTTTGTGGACCTGGTCAACCTCAGTCACTTGTTTCTCCACGGCAACAAGCTTTGGAGCCTGGGCCAAGGCATTTTCCGTGGCCTGGTGAACCTAGACCGGTTGTTGCTGCATGAGAACCAGCTACAGTGGGTCCATCATAAGGCTTTCCATGACCTCCACAGGCTGACCACCCTCTTCCTCTTCAACAACAGCCTCACTGAGCTGCAGGGTGACTGTCTGGCCCCTCTGGTGGCCTTGGAGTTCCTTCGCCTCAATGGTAATGCCTGGGACTGTGGCTGCCGGGCACGTTCCCTGTGGGAATGGCTGCGGAGGTTCCGAGGCTCCAGCTCCGCAGTTCCCTGTGCCACCCCTGAGCTGCGGCAAGGCCAGGATCTGAAGCTGCTGAGGGCCGAGGACTTCCGGAACTGCACAGGACCAGCATCTCCACACCAGATCAAGTCACACACGCTTACCACCTCTGACAGGGCTGCCCGCAAGGAGCACCATCCATCCCATGGCTCCTCCAGGGACAAAGGCCACCCACATGGCCATCTGCCTGGCTCCAGGTCAGGTTACAAGAAGCCAGGCAAGAACTGCACCAGCCACAGGAACAGAAACCAGATCTCTAAGGTGAGCACTGGGAAGCAGATTCCTGAACTGCAGGACTATGCCCCTGACTACCAGCACAAGTTCAGCTTTGACATCATGCCCACCGTGCGACCCAAGAGGAAGGGCAAGTGTGCCCGCAGGACCCCCATCCGTGCCCCCAGTGGGGTGCAGCAGGCCTCCTCGGGCACTTCCCTGGGGGCCTCGCTCCTGGCCTGGATACTGGGGCTGGCGATCACTCTCCGCTGA